Proteins encoded within one genomic window of Flavobacterium oreochromis:
- a CDS encoding OmpH family outer membrane protein — protein sequence MKQLKSLLIATVMFLGISGMNAQSKTAHIDVQQLLSKMPEMTAAKAQLETLSKTLDAEYSKMVTEYQTKMKKYESEAQTAGDAENEKRAKEMQDMGQRIQQYRDNAQKQISDKETEIVKPIMEKAKAAVIKVARAKGFQYVMDSSALILADGPNLFEDVKKN from the coding sequence ATGAAACAATTGAAATCTTTATTAATTGCGACTGTAATGTTTTTAGGTATCAGCGGAATGAATGCGCAATCAAAAACAGCTCATATTGATGTTCAGCAATTACTTTCAAAAATGCCCGAAATGACTGCTGCTAAAGCACAGTTAGAAACTTTAAGCAAAACTTTAGATGCTGAGTATTCAAAGATGGTAACTGAATACCAAACTAAAATGAAAAAATACGAAAGTGAAGCTCAAACTGCTGGTGATGCTGAAAATGAAAAAAGAGCTAAAGAAATGCAAGATATGGGACAAAGAATCCAACAATATCGTGACAATGCTCAAAAACAAATTTCTGACAAAGAAACAGAAATTGTAAAACCTATTATGGAAAAAGCAAAAGCAGCTGTAATTAAAGTAGCACGCGCGAAAGGATTCCAATATGTAATGGATTCTTCTGCTTTAATCTTAGCAGATGGACCAAACTTATTTGAAGATGTGAAAAAGAATTAA
- the bamA gene encoding outer membrane protein assembly factor BamA, protein MLRVFGHENGTKSVRVTVETCVKLGIKNLTLYTFSTENWNRPKLEVETLMKILVSSLKKELDTFIKHNIKLNSIGNLDSLPNNVRKELLEVIEKTKNNNQMTLTLALSYGSREEILNAVKKISDKVKNNIISIESIDESIFNNHLYTHDLPEVDLVIRTSGEHRISNFLLWQIAYAEFYFTDVLWPDFSEKDLYEALISYQKENVDLEKQVSKLNNFTRVKSSIQFMLLIAFTSITINVKAQERLTIENGKSYVLKKVNVTGKVTYNEQTIVTFTGLSKGQTITVPGEEISNSIKKLWKLGLYNNVNFYVDKIEGDSISLELNLNELPKLNNVKIIGVKKGAQESLIKDNGLTSEKIVNENLLTTTKYYIENKYKKEGYFNTKVNISTVEDTTTINHVNMVVNVDRGKKVRIKDIELIGNDELKKGILLRSMKDTRHISLMNFLKLKSMKFKRDKYKDDLNLLISKYKENGYRDARIKSDTVVYNPKTNKVSIKINLEEGKKYYFGDINFTGNTVYNDQILSKYLGIRKGDVYNSVLLDKRIADKTQPDGDDITNLYQNNGYLFSNINPVEVKTENNQIDLDIRIVEGPLAHFNKISVVGNDKTNDKVIYRELRTKPGEVYSKENLVRTIREIGQLGFFDAEAIKPDFENVDPAGGTVDIKYHVAEKGASQIELQGGYGGGGFIGTLGLSFNNFALSNIFKKNAYRPLPMGDGQKLSLRLQASSYFQTYSFSFAEPWFGGKKPVQFSGSLSYSKQFSNNFISNSVDRSRSFNIFTASVGIAKRLQFPDDYFVLSQAVTYQHYDLNNYNIGLFTFGNGTSRNLSYTIGLTRNNKGVNPIFPTHGSEFSVTAKLTPPYSYFNGVDYQNLGNLPENKLYATTSSETYNVGDPLINNNGVLTKANSIEEASADPAKVDQQKFNWLEYYKIKVKAEWFSKIYEKLTLRTLGEFGFMGAYNNKRGLVPFERFYLGGDGLANFAMDGRETIQLRGYPNNSLTPTITQGDRAGQQIGGTAFNKFSLELRYPITLKQAASIYMMAFVEAGAAFEGFKSYNPFALKRSAGVGLRVFMPAFGLLGIDFAHGFDPINIGGTKSGWQTHFIIGQQF, encoded by the coding sequence ATGCTTCGCGTTTTCGGTCACGAAAACGGCACAAAATCTGTACGTGTTACAGTAGAAACTTGTGTTAAATTAGGCATTAAAAACTTAACTCTTTATACCTTTTCTACTGAAAATTGGAATCGCCCAAAACTAGAAGTAGAAACATTAATGAAAATACTCGTATCTTCTTTAAAAAAAGAACTAGATACTTTTATCAAACACAATATTAAACTAAACAGTATAGGTAATTTAGATTCACTTCCTAATAATGTACGTAAAGAACTACTAGAAGTAATTGAAAAAACTAAAAATAATAACCAAATGACGCTAACCTTAGCATTAAGTTATGGTTCGCGCGAAGAAATCTTAAATGCTGTTAAAAAAATATCTGATAAAGTTAAAAATAATATAATTTCAATTGAGAGTATTGACGAATCAATTTTTAATAATCATCTTTACACACATGATTTACCAGAAGTAGATTTAGTAATACGAACAAGTGGCGAACATAGAATCAGTAATTTTTTACTTTGGCAGATAGCATATGCTGAATTTTATTTTACGGATGTGTTATGGCCTGATTTTAGTGAAAAAGATTTATATGAAGCCCTCATTAGCTATCAAAAAGAGAACGTAGATTTGGAAAAACAAGTGAGCAAGTTAAATAATTTTACACGAGTTAAAAGCAGCATACAATTTATGCTGCTCATTGCATTTACAAGTATTACTATAAACGTAAAAGCACAAGAAAGACTAACCATTGAAAATGGTAAATCATATGTACTAAAAAAAGTAAATGTAACAGGTAAAGTTACCTATAACGAACAAACAATTGTTACGTTTACTGGTCTATCAAAAGGACAAACTATAACAGTCCCTGGAGAGGAAATTAGTAATTCCATTAAAAAACTGTGGAAACTAGGGCTATACAACAATGTCAACTTCTATGTAGATAAAATAGAAGGAGATAGTATTTCTCTTGAACTAAATCTAAATGAATTACCAAAACTTAACAATGTTAAAATTATTGGTGTTAAAAAAGGAGCACAGGAATCTTTAATTAAAGATAATGGACTTACTTCTGAAAAAATAGTAAATGAAAACCTTTTAACTACAACAAAATATTATATTGAGAATAAATATAAAAAAGAAGGTTATTTCAATACAAAAGTAAACATAAGCACTGTGGAAGACACTACTACGATAAATCATGTAAATATGGTAGTAAATGTAGACAGAGGAAAAAAAGTTCGTATTAAAGATATAGAGCTAATAGGTAATGATGAGCTAAAAAAAGGCATTTTACTTCGTTCGATGAAGGATACTCGTCATATAAGCCTAATGAATTTCTTGAAATTAAAATCAATGAAATTTAAAAGAGATAAATACAAAGATGATTTAAATTTATTAATCAGTAAGTATAAAGAAAACGGTTATCGTGATGCGAGAATAAAATCAGATACTGTTGTATACAATCCTAAAACAAATAAGGTTTCCATAAAAATCAATCTTGAAGAAGGTAAAAAATATTATTTTGGTGACATCAACTTTACAGGAAATACAGTTTATAACGACCAAATTTTATCAAAATATTTAGGAATTAGAAAAGGAGATGTGTATAACAGCGTTTTATTAGACAAAAGAATTGCAGACAAAACACAGCCTGACGGAGACGATATAACCAATTTGTACCAAAACAACGGTTACTTATTTTCAAACATTAACCCTGTTGAAGTTAAGACAGAAAATAATCAAATTGACTTAGACATTAGAATTGTAGAGGGGCCTTTAGCTCATTTCAACAAGATATCAGTAGTAGGTAATGACAAAACAAATGATAAAGTAATTTATCGTGAATTAAGAACCAAACCAGGAGAAGTCTATAGTAAAGAAAATTTAGTAAGAACAATCCGTGAAATTGGGCAATTAGGCTTTTTTGATGCAGAAGCTATAAAACCAGATTTTGAAAATGTGGATCCAGCAGGTGGTACTGTAGATATCAAATACCACGTTGCTGAAAAAGGAGCAAGTCAAATTGAACTACAAGGTGGTTACGGTGGAGGAGGTTTCATTGGTACTTTAGGATTATCATTTAACAATTTTGCTCTAAGTAACATCTTCAAGAAAAATGCTTATAGACCGCTTCCTATGGGAGATGGACAAAAGCTGTCTTTACGTTTACAAGCAAGTTCATACTTTCAAACTTATAGTTTTTCATTTGCAGAACCTTGGTTTGGAGGTAAAAAACCAGTTCAATTTTCAGGCTCGTTATCATACAGTAAACAATTTTCAAATAACTTTATAAGTAATAGCGTAGATAGATCAAGAAGTTTCAATATTTTCACAGCTTCTGTAGGTATCGCTAAGAGATTACAGTTTCCAGATGACTACTTTGTCCTTTCACAAGCAGTTACATACCAACATTATGATTTAAACAATTATAATATTGGATTGTTTACATTTGGTAATGGTACTTCTAGAAACCTATCGTATACTATTGGATTAACCCGTAACAATAAAGGCGTAAATCCCATATTCCCTACACATGGTTCTGAATTTAGTGTAACCGCTAAACTTACACCCCCTTATTCATACTTCAATGGAGTAGATTATCAAAATCTTGGAAATTTACCAGAAAATAAATTATACGCTACAACTTCTTCTGAAACATATAATGTAGGAGATCCACTAATCAACAATAATGGTGTATTAACAAAAGCTAATTCTATTGAAGAAGCGTCTGCAGATCCTGCTAAAGTAGATCAACAAAAATTTAATTGGTTAGAATATTACAAGATAAAAGTGAAAGCAGAATGGTTTTCTAAGATATATGAAAAACTAACACTACGCACACTAGGAGAGTTTGGTTTTATGGGAGCTTATAATAATAAAAGAGGTCTAGTTCCCTTTGAACGTTTTTATTTAGGCGGTGATGGTTTAGCTAATTTTGCCATGGATGGTAGAGAAACAATCCAGTTAAGAGGTTATCCTAATAACTCATTAACTCCTACTATTACGCAAGGAGATAGAGCAGGTCAACAAATAGGAGGTACTGCATTTAATAAATTTTCATTAGAATTGCGCTACCCAATTACATTAAAACAAGCAGCATCTATATACATGATGGCTTTTGTAGAAGCTGGAGCGGCTTTTGAAGGATTTAAATCATATAATCCATTCGCTTTAAAACGTTCTGCTGGTGTTGGTCTGCGTGTTTTCATGCCTGCATTTGGTCTTTTAGGAATTGATTTTGCTCATGGATTTGACCCTATTAATATAGGGGGAACAAAATCAGGCTGGCAAACACATTTTATCATAGGACAACAATTTTAA
- a CDS encoding phage holin family protein, with protein MKLLQRLLISTLIVIALSYFVKGVRVDEITIAVKVAVVLALLNTFLKPVLVFFTFPITVFTLGIFLLVINAGMVLLCTRLVDGFVVESFSAAFIFSILMSISQWVLYKFIKD; from the coding sequence ATGAAATTATTACAAAGATTATTAATCTCGACTTTAATTGTAATAGCCCTTTCTTATTTTGTAAAAGGTGTACGAGTTGATGAAATTACCATTGCTGTTAAAGTAGCTGTTGTTCTGGCATTATTAAATACTTTTCTAAAACCTGTATTGGTTTTTTTTACTTTTCCTATTACCGTTTTTACATTAGGTATTTTTTTGTTAGTTATTAACGCAGGTATGGTGCTCTTATGTACTCGGTTAGTAGACGGGTTTGTAGTTGAATCATTTAGTGCTGCTTTTATTTTTAGTATCTTAATGTCTATTTCACAATGGGTCTTATATAAGTTTATAAAAGACTAA
- a CDS encoding alpha/beta fold hydrolase: MNTELHSNIINSIAELKGQLVVIHGFLGMSDNWKTLAAQYAEQGFEVHALDMRNHGKSFHTSDWSYSGMVQDVVNYCKQYNLSDISVIGHSMGGKVAMLLATTCPDLVERLIVADIGPKYYAPHHQTILEALNAVDFSIKPSRTDVETILSKFITDFGTRQFLLKNLYWVEPGQLGFRFNLKVFTQNTSVIGEALPFENHYDKKTLFLRGDQSDYILDSDFETIYHHFPNADIQSVSQAGHWLHAENPKDFLEKTLCFLNSSTAS, encoded by the coding sequence ATGAATACAGAATTACATAGTAATATAATAAATTCAATAGCAGAATTAAAAGGTCAGTTAGTTGTCATTCACGGCTTCCTAGGGATGTCTGATAACTGGAAAACTTTGGCGGCACAATATGCTGAGCAAGGTTTTGAAGTTCACGCTTTAGACATGCGTAATCATGGAAAGAGTTTTCATACCTCTGATTGGAGTTATAGCGGTATGGTGCAAGATGTCGTTAATTATTGTAAACAATATAATTTATCAGATATTTCTGTAATTGGTCATTCAATGGGAGGGAAAGTTGCCATGCTATTAGCTACTACTTGTCCTGATTTGGTTGAAAGGTTAATTGTTGCAGATATTGGACCAAAGTATTATGCTCCCCATCATCAAACTATTTTAGAAGCATTAAATGCAGTAGATTTTTCTATAAAACCATCACGTACAGATGTTGAAACAATTCTTTCTAAATTTATAACGGATTTCGGTACACGTCAGTTTTTGTTGAAGAATTTGTACTGGGTAGAACCGGGGCAATTAGGTTTTCGATTTAATTTAAAAGTATTTACTCAAAACACTTCAGTTATAGGCGAGGCATTACCATTTGAAAATCATTATGATAAAAAAACCTTGTTTTTGCGTGGCGATCAATCAGACTATATTTTAGATAGTGATTTTGAAACCATTTATCACCATTTTCCAAATGCTGATATTCAAAGTGTCTCTCAAGCAGGTCATTGGTTGCATGCAGAAAATCCAAAAGACTTTTTAGAAAAAACCCTTTGTTTTCTGAATAGTTCTACTGCTAGTTAA
- a CDS encoding PorP/SprF family type IX secretion system membrane protein gives MKYLSLVFAFVSLSLYGQVDIPVYSDYLTDNYYLIHPSMAGAASCAKIRATARKQWFGVDKAPALQTISVNGNVDQDGKSGVGLILFNDRNGNHSNRGFKATYAHHILFSRNDIDLNRLSFGVNLGVNQLQLDETEFGSSFDPIVSGGVQSASYYNIDFGASYNFLDFYAHATVKNAVFKSRNIYTDIESSNLRKYVINSGYIFGNRDKILYEPSIMFQFTELTKERSLDVNIKAYKNMDFGKLWAGLSYRNSLDGSQYINNGFVEKQRLQYLTPIVGVNYKKFMLAYNYTYVIGDVKFDRAGFHQLTLGFDFGCKREKYDCNCPSVN, from the coding sequence ATGAAGTATTTATCACTTGTATTCGCATTTGTAAGTTTGTCCTTGTATGGTCAGGTTGATATACCTGTATATTCTGATTATTTAACAGATAATTATTATTTAATACACCCATCAATGGCAGGAGCTGCTAGTTGTGCAAAAATTAGAGCTACAGCTAGGAAACAATGGTTTGGAGTTGACAAAGCACCCGCTTTACAGACTATAAGTGTTAATGGTAATGTAGATCAAGATGGTAAATCAGGGGTTGGACTTATTTTATTTAATGACCGTAATGGTAATCATTCTAATAGAGGTTTTAAGGCAACATACGCACATCATATTTTATTTTCTAGAAATGATATTGATTTAAACCGTTTGTCTTTTGGAGTAAATCTAGGAGTGAATCAATTACAGTTAGATGAAACAGAATTTGGATCCTCTTTTGATCCTATAGTGAGTGGAGGAGTGCAAAGTGCAAGTTATTATAATATTGATTTTGGAGCTTCGTATAATTTTCTTGATTTTTATGCGCACGCAACTGTGAAAAATGCAGTTTTTAAAAGCAGAAATATTTATACAGATATAGAGTCAAGTAACCTTCGAAAATATGTTATTAATTCAGGTTATATTTTTGGAAATCGTGATAAAATATTGTACGAACCTTCTATTATGTTTCAATTTACAGAGTTAACGAAAGAAAGAAGTTTAGACGTAAATATCAAAGCATATAAAAATATGGACTTCGGTAAACTTTGGGCAGGATTATCTTATAGAAACAGCCTTGATGGTTCTCAATATATAAATAATGGATTTGTAGAAAAGCAACGTTTACAATATTTGACACCTATTGTAGGAGTTAATTATAAAAAGTTTATGTTAGCCTATAATTATACTTATGTCATAGGAGATGTAAAATTTGACAGGGCTGGTTTTCATCAATTAACTTTAGGTTTTGATTTTGGTTGTAAACGTGAAAAATATGATTGTAATTGTCCTTCTGTAAATTAA
- a CDS encoding pyridoxine 5'-phosphate synthase — protein sequence MTQNNCKLSVNINKIATLRNSRGGNTPNVIEAAKRIQNFGAEGITIHPRPDERHIRYQDARDLKEVVYTEYNIEGNPQHNFIDLVLECKPTQVTLVPDAIGALTSNAGWDTITHQTYLKDVIAEFQRNGIRTSIFVDPVLKMIEGAKETGTDRIELYTESFAHEYSLGNKEGILPYVASAKLANELGLGVNAGHDLSLDNIAFFNQNIPGLLEVSIGHALISESLYLGLENVVNMYLRKLKLV from the coding sequence ATGACTCAAAATAATTGTAAACTCAGTGTAAACATAAATAAGATTGCTACGTTGCGTAATTCGCGTGGGGGTAATACACCTAATGTGATAGAAGCGGCAAAACGTATTCAGAACTTTGGAGCGGAAGGTATCACAATACATCCAAGACCTGATGAGCGTCATATTAGGTATCAAGATGCACGTGATTTAAAAGAAGTGGTCTATACGGAATATAATATAGAGGGAAATCCACAACATAATTTTATAGATTTAGTTTTAGAATGTAAACCTACACAGGTAACATTAGTTCCTGATGCAATTGGAGCATTAACTTCTAATGCGGGTTGGGATACCATCACACATCAAACTTATTTAAAAGATGTCATTGCTGAGTTTCAACGCAACGGAATTAGAACTTCTATTTTTGTGGATCCAGTGTTAAAGATGATTGAAGGTGCTAAGGAAACAGGAACTGATAGAATTGAGCTATACACCGAAAGTTTTGCTCACGAATACAGTTTAGGGAACAAAGAGGGGATTTTGCCTTATGTGGCATCTGCTAAATTGGCAAATGAATTAGGTTTAGGGGTTAATGCTGGTCATGATTTAAGCTTAGATAATATTGCGTTTTTTAATCAAAATATCCCTGGCTTACTAGAAGTGTCTATTGGTCACGCTTTAATTTCAGAATCCTTGTATCTAGGCTTAGAGAATGTCGTAAATATGTATTTGAGGAAGTTGAAGTTGGTCTAA
- a CDS encoding gamma carbonic anhydrase family protein, which produces MLVKAVNGKSPSIPEDCYVAENATIVGDVVFGKECSVWFNAVVRGDVHSIRIGNKVNIQDGAVVHCTYLKHPTEIGNNVSIGHKAIVHGCTIKDNVLIGMGAIVMDGCVIESNSIIAAGSVVTQNTTVESGAIYAGIPAKKVKDINQSDFAGEIERISNNYVMYSSWFKE; this is translated from the coding sequence ATGTTAGTAAAAGCAGTTAATGGTAAAAGCCCATCAATTCCTGAAGATTGTTATGTGGCAGAAAATGCTACTATTGTTGGAGATGTGGTTTTTGGAAAAGAATGCAGTGTATGGTTTAATGCCGTAGTTAGAGGAGATGTACACTCGATCCGAATAGGTAATAAAGTCAATATTCAAGATGGTGCTGTAGTACACTGTACCTATTTAAAACATCCCACAGAAATTGGGAATAATGTTTCTATTGGCCATAAAGCTATTGTGCATGGTTGTACTATAAAAGATAACGTTTTGATTGGTATGGGAGCAATTGTTATGGACGGTTGTGTTATTGAAAGTAACTCAATCATAGCAGCCGGTTCTGTAGTAACGCAAAATACAACCGTTGAATCAGGTGCTATTTACGCTGGAATACCTGCTAAAAAAGTAAAAGATATCAATCAGAGTGATTTTGCTGGAGAGATTGAACGTATTTCTAATAATTATGTTATGTATTCAAGTTGGTTTAAAGAATAA
- the porG gene encoding type IX secretion system protein PorG — protein sequence MKKLAHILLLILTFSQNHAQLHEIGVFGGGSNYVGDIGSTLFVSPKDPTFGVIYKWNKSKRHAWRFSAITSTISGDDSSSDQSARKERGYSFQNKISELSAGLEFNFFDFNLHDNNFILTPYIHSGLSFFNYRNLYFKNDNVSSKENSWSFAIPMTAGIKMKLTNSLILGLETSFHYTFIDDLDGSLPKDDTMKNFSFGNTNSNDWYTFTGATLTYTFGKNPCYCKN from the coding sequence ATGAAAAAGTTAGCACACATTCTCCTGCTTATTTTGACTTTCAGTCAAAACCACGCTCAATTACACGAAATAGGTGTTTTTGGAGGGGGCAGTAACTACGTTGGTGATATTGGAAGCACCCTGTTTGTATCACCGAAAGATCCTACCTTTGGTGTTATTTACAAATGGAATAAAAGTAAAAGACATGCTTGGCGTTTTTCTGCTATAACAAGTACGATTAGCGGTGATGACTCTAGTTCAGACCAATCAGCAAGAAAAGAACGCGGTTATTCTTTTCAAAATAAAATATCTGAATTATCAGCAGGTTTAGAATTTAATTTTTTTGATTTTAACCTCCACGATAACAACTTTATTCTTACACCTTATATTCATTCTGGATTAAGTTTTTTTAACTATAGAAATTTATACTTCAAGAATGATAACGTCTCTTCAAAAGAGAATTCTTGGTCATTTGCTATCCCCATGACGGCAGGCATAAAGATGAAATTAACAAACAGTCTAATCTTAGGATTAGAAACCAGTTTTCACTATACTTTTATTGATGATCTAGACGGAAGTTTACCTAAAGATGATACTATGAAGAATTTTTCCTTTGGAAACACTAACAGCAATGATTGGTACACTTTTACTGGTGCAACTTTAACTTATACTTTCGGAAAAAATCCTTGTTATTGTAAGAATTAA
- a CDS encoding CBS domain-containing protein — translation MNTLIDYINHDFAPLDINEEVATAQDFFTDYPFSHFPIVENGIFIGNVSAEDVDGFDFSKNLAEYRHTFETFFTRSNSVLLDVLDDFAKNETNIIPVLDLNNQYIGYYELEDVIRVFNETPFLRELGGIIIIEKGINDYSFSQIAQIVEGNNGKLLGAFISNSDTEKIQITLKLGEGSLNDIIQTFRRYDYEIISEHQEDEHLKTLKERSDYLDKYLNI, via the coding sequence ATGAATACACTAATAGACTATATTAACCATGACTTTGCTCCACTAGACATTAACGAAGAGGTAGCTACAGCACAGGATTTTTTTACGGATTATCCATTTTCGCATTTTCCTATAGTTGAAAATGGTATTTTTATAGGCAATGTATCAGCAGAAGATGTTGATGGATTTGATTTTAGTAAAAATTTAGCTGAATACCGACACACTTTTGAAACTTTCTTTACCAGAAGCAACTCCGTATTATTAGATGTCTTAGATGATTTTGCGAAAAATGAAACGAATATTATTCCTGTATTAGATTTAAACAATCAATACATCGGATATTATGAGTTAGAAGATGTAATACGCGTGTTTAACGAAACTCCTTTTCTTCGTGAATTAGGAGGAATTATAATCATTGAAAAAGGGATAAATGATTACTCTTTTAGTCAAATTGCACAGATAGTAGAAGGTAATAATGGAAAATTACTAGGTGCTTTCATTTCAAATTCAGATACAGAAAAAATTCAAATTACATTAAAATTAGGAGAAGGCAGCCTTAACGATATTATTCAAACATTCCGCCGTTATGATTACGAAATCATATCAGAACATCAAGAAGACGAACATTTAAAAACACTTAAAGAACGCTCTGATTATTTAGACAAATACCTAAATATTTAA
- a CDS encoding NAD kinase — protein sequence MKVAIYGQYYQNTTAPIIERLIHFLKTNAILFSIEANFLKILQDNQIITNPVETFDRHTDLDISYDMVLSVGGDGTFLRAATFVRDSGIPILGINAGRLGFLANVQQENIEKFLALVLEKKYTVSERTLLSVSCSPSLSSLEDINFAMNEITISRKDTTSMITIETYLNDEYLTSYWADGLIISTPTGSTGYSLSCGGPILTPETESFVITPIAPHNLNARPMVIPDTTVLKLKVTGREENYLVSLDSRINSVKNESILTIKKTAFKIKMVEITEESFLKTLRKKLLFGEDRRN from the coding sequence ATGAAAGTAGCCATTTACGGTCAGTATTATCAAAACACAACTGCACCTATCATAGAAAGATTAATTCATTTTCTTAAAACAAACGCAATACTCTTTTCGATTGAGGCTAATTTCTTAAAAATTCTTCAAGACAATCAGATTATTACAAACCCTGTAGAAACATTTGACCGACATACTGATTTAGATATTTCTTACGATATGGTACTCAGTGTAGGGGGAGATGGCACTTTTCTTAGAGCCGCTACATTTGTTAGAGATTCTGGAATTCCTATCTTAGGAATAAATGCTGGTAGATTAGGTTTTCTAGCAAATGTTCAACAAGAAAATATTGAAAAATTCTTAGCACTCGTACTGGAAAAAAAATATACTGTTTCAGAAAGAACACTTCTTAGTGTAAGTTGCTCGCCCTCATTAAGTTCATTAGAAGATATAAATTTTGCTATGAACGAAATTACAATAAGTCGTAAAGATACCACCTCTATGATAACCATAGAAACCTATCTAAATGATGAATATCTAACATCTTATTGGGCAGACGGATTAATTATATCTACTCCTACTGGTTCTACTGGTTACTCCTTAAGTTGCGGTGGTCCCATTTTAACACCAGAAACAGAAAGTTTTGTAATTACACCTATTGCTCCACATAATTTAAATGCTAGACCAATGGTTATTCCTGACACTACTGTATTAAAATTAAAAGTAACAGGTCGAGAAGAAAACTATTTAGTTTCATTAGATTCAAGAATTAATTCTGTTAAGAATGAAAGTATCTTAACAATTAAAAAAACAGCTTTTAAAATCAAAATGGTAGAAATAACAGAAGAAAGCTTTTTAAAAACATTAAGAAAAAAACTACTATTTGGTGAAGATAGGAGAAATTAA
- a CDS encoding OmpH family outer membrane protein, producing the protein MKRIFLILGLFTITNIIGQTKTGLKIGYIDMEYILENTPDYKEASSQLEEKAQKWKQDIETKKNAINKLKDALKSESALLTKELIKEREEEIKFQENQLLDYQQKRFGSRGDLALQKEAILKPVQDQVFNAVQDLAEKNNTIIYLINLLHK; encoded by the coding sequence ATGAAAAGAATCTTCTTAATATTAGGGTTGTTTACCATAACCAATATAATAGGACAGACCAAAACAGGTCTAAAAATTGGGTATATTGACATGGAATATATCCTAGAAAACACACCTGATTATAAAGAAGCTTCTTCTCAATTAGAAGAGAAAGCACAAAAATGGAAACAAGATATTGAAACTAAAAAAAATGCTATTAATAAACTTAAAGATGCTTTAAAAAGCGAAAGCGCTTTACTAACGAAAGAGCTAATTAAAGAAAGAGAAGAAGAAATTAAGTTTCAAGAAAACCAATTATTAGATTATCAACAAAAACGTTTTGGATCAAGAGGTGATTTAGCATTGCAAAAAGAAGCTATCCTAAAACCAGTACAAGATCAAGTATTTAATGCAGTTCAGGATTTAGCTGAAAAAAACAATACGATTATATATTTGATAAATCTTCTGCACAAATGA